A window of the Bradyrhizobium diazoefficiens genome harbors these coding sequences:
- a CDS encoding class I SAM-dependent methyltransferase — MSLSKAFNERLTELKFHPAVLAVRQIKKRLADSGPALRLKFNTQKRDEIIGEYQRGSSVQDVIDFTKHHMGTGSCQIETEISSALDYIAASAPKLVVEIGTLNGGTSLLFGRFLPTMETMICIDLHVKNKEMLKLLATPKQQWTFFDMPSYADDTVKRIEKFLNGRLIDALFIDGDHRYEGVKQDFLCYRHFVREGGIILFHDICESSGDTSAWAGGVPQLWRELSPHYEHREFIQNRSQEGFGIGALKYTKAANPFPSA, encoded by the coding sequence ATGTCGTTGAGCAAGGCCTTCAATGAGCGACTAACGGAACTGAAATTCCATCCTGCCGTTCTCGCGGTCAGGCAGATCAAGAAACGGCTGGCCGATAGCGGGCCGGCACTGCGCCTCAAGTTCAATACCCAAAAGCGCGACGAGATCATCGGGGAGTACCAGCGCGGATCGAGCGTGCAGGACGTCATTGATTTCACCAAGCACCATATGGGCACGGGCTCCTGCCAGATCGAGACGGAGATCTCGTCGGCCCTCGACTACATCGCGGCGTCCGCTCCGAAGCTCGTGGTTGAAATCGGCACGCTGAACGGCGGAACCTCGCTCCTGTTCGGACGGTTTCTTCCCACGATGGAGACGATGATCTGCATCGATCTGCACGTGAAGAACAAGGAAATGCTGAAGCTGCTTGCGACGCCGAAGCAGCAATGGACCTTCTTCGACATGCCGTCCTACGCGGATGATACCGTCAAACGGATCGAGAAGTTTCTCAATGGCCGTTTGATCGACGCGTTGTTCATCGACGGCGATCATCGCTACGAAGGCGTCAAGCAGGACTTTCTCTGCTACCGGCATTTCGTTCGCGAAGGCGGCATCATCCTGTTCCACGACATCTGCGAGTCCAGCGGCGACACCAGCGCCTGGGCCGGCGGCGTCCCGCAGCTATGGCGCGAATTGTCGCCGCACTACGAGCACAGGGAGTTCATCCAAAACCGCAGCCAGGAAGGTTTTGGCATCGGCGCGTTGAAATATACCAAGGCCGCAAACCCATTCCCGTCGGCGTGA
- the greA gene encoding transcription elongation factor GreA: MSVAFTKEESAETASETLLPDRPISPHPNLVTEAGLQALQKQLQEAREAYEAAQAIDDVNEKRRQSAVPLRDVRYLTERLRTAQLVPKPASTDVVAFGSTVTFSRTDGRVQTYRIVGEDEADPKAGSISFVSPVAKSLMGKAVGDVVGSGTQEIELVEIA, translated from the coding sequence TTGAGCGTCGCCTTTACCAAAGAAGAGAGCGCCGAGACCGCCTCCGAGACACTGTTGCCGGATCGCCCGATCTCGCCGCATCCGAACCTCGTGACGGAGGCAGGCTTGCAGGCGCTGCAGAAGCAGCTCCAAGAAGCGCGCGAGGCCTATGAAGCTGCGCAAGCCATCGATGACGTCAACGAGAAGCGCCGGCAGTCGGCGGTGCCCTTGCGCGACGTGCGCTATCTGACCGAACGGCTGCGCACCGCGCAATTGGTGCCCAAGCCGGCGTCGACCGATGTTGTCGCCTTCGGAAGCACGGTGACCTTCAGCCGCACGGACGGCCGCGTGCAGACCTACCGCATCGTCGGGGAGGACGAAGCCGATCCGAAGGCCGGGTCGATCTCGTTCGTTTCGCCCGTCGCGAAGTCGCTGATGGGGAAGGCCGTCGGCGACGTCGTCGGCTCGGGAACACAGGAGATCGAACTCGTCGAGATCGCGTAG